A single genomic interval of Bacteroidales bacterium harbors:
- a CDS encoding arginine deiminase, translating into MTLDVGVYSEIGDLEAVIIHTPGSEVENMTPEDAERALYSDILNLSVLKQEFLQFSGVLNKVATVYEVKELLAQTLKNEKVRNDLISRVCAPCLDPRTLEDLHVSDSKELAKALIEGVPQKRDSLSRYLSPQRFAIRPLHNFFFTRDGAATVFDKVLIASTASKVREREAHIMEAIFDYHPLFNTSTFGAKADRKLSEKVSIEGGDILIARDDLLLTGLSSRTTAEGVDIIVDKLRERGGKFHIIAQELPSERESFIHLDMVFTFLSTNECMVFEPVVMQPNRYKTIHIEIDNNRVMINEEKNILEALTKQGFDMKPISCGGKADLWIQEREQWHSGANFFALGPGKVMGYSRNVYTLEEMNKNGYEIIPAKDVIKNKVNLDDHQKYVVTIDGSELSRGGGGARCMTMPVKRKAVNWK; encoded by the coding sequence ATGACTTTAGATGTTGGTGTCTATTCCGAAATCGGTGACCTGGAAGCAGTAATCATCCACACGCCCGGGAGTGAGGTGGAAAACATGACCCCTGAAGATGCTGAACGTGCACTTTACAGTGATATTCTAAATCTCTCGGTTTTAAAACAGGAATTTCTGCAGTTCAGCGGCGTACTTAATAAAGTTGCAACAGTTTATGAAGTAAAAGAACTACTGGCACAGACCCTGAAGAACGAAAAAGTGCGTAATGACCTTATTTCGAGGGTTTGCGCGCCATGCTTAGACCCAAGGACGCTTGAGGATTTACATGTATCAGACTCGAAAGAATTGGCCAAGGCGCTTATTGAAGGCGTACCTCAGAAACGAGACAGCCTTTCACGCTACCTGAGCCCTCAGCGCTTTGCCATCAGGCCTTTGCATAATTTCTTTTTTACCCGCGATGGTGCTGCTACAGTTTTTGACAAAGTCCTCATTGCAAGCACTGCGAGCAAAGTTCGGGAGCGCGAAGCGCATATTATGGAGGCCATTTTTGATTATCACCCATTGTTTAATACCAGTACTTTTGGGGCAAAAGCAGACCGGAAGTTAAGCGAAAAAGTAAGTATTGAAGGAGGCGATATACTTATTGCACGCGACGACCTGCTGCTTACAGGCCTTAGTTCACGTACCACAGCCGAAGGTGTCGATATCATCGTGGACAAACTGAGGGAACGCGGTGGTAAATTCCATATTATTGCACAGGAATTGCCATCAGAACGCGAATCGTTCATCCATCTTGATATGGTCTTTACTTTTTTGAGCACTAATGAATGTATGGTATTCGAGCCGGTGGTGATGCAACCCAACAGGTATAAAACCATTCATATCGAGATTGATAACAATAGAGTGATGATTAACGAAGAAAAAAATATTCTTGAAGCACTCACAAAACAGGGCTTTGACATGAAACCCATTTCGTGCGGAGGTAAAGCCGACTTGTGGATACAGGAGCGCGAACAATGGCACAGCGGCGCCAACTTTTTCGCACTGGGCCCTGGTAAAGTGATGGGTTACAGCCGAAATGTCTATACTTTAGAAGAAATGAATAAAAATGGCTATGAAATTATACCAGCAAAGGATGTGATTAAAAACAAAGTCAACCTTGATGACCATCAAAAATATGTAGTGACCATCGATGGCTCAGAACTTTCGCGCGGTGGAGGAGGTGCAAGGTGCATGACCATGCCGGTAAAGAGGAAAGCCGTAAATTGGAAATAA
- a CDS encoding cyclase family protein, giving the protein MEIIDLSHLMENGMPAYPGEESPVFGFKNTHKESGYQVIRFTSLTHSGTHLDTPAHFFSGGLTIDKMPVNHFAGKGVVIDCSSFGQKAVIPALHLQSFNNELLTAEFALIYTGWDKFWKTDQYYVDFPVLSVDAAIFLSGFNLKGIGVDVPSIDPVASPDYPNHNLILGKGLIIIENLTKLHHLSDRNFYFSALPLKIKNGDGCPVRAVGITDIPGF; this is encoded by the coding sequence ATGGAAATAATTGATCTGTCCCACCTCATGGAAAACGGGATGCCCGCCTATCCGGGTGAAGAGTCTCCGGTGTTCGGATTTAAAAATACGCATAAGGAAAGTGGTTATCAGGTGATTCGTTTTACATCACTCACCCATTCAGGCACCCATCTTGATACACCTGCACACTTTTTTTCCGGGGGATTGACCATTGACAAAATGCCGGTTAATCATTTTGCAGGGAAAGGCGTAGTAATTGACTGTTCCTCATTTGGCCAGAAAGCAGTGATACCTGCTCTCCATCTCCAATCTTTTAATAACGAGTTACTCACGGCTGAGTTTGCCCTGATTTACACCGGTTGGGATAAATTCTGGAAAACAGATCAATATTATGTCGATTTTCCGGTGTTATCGGTCGATGCAGCGATTTTCCTTTCCGGTTTCAACCTGAAAGGCATCGGCGTTGATGTTCCTTCGATTGATCCGGTGGCGTCTCCTGATTATCCGAATCACAACCTGATACTTGGCAAAGGATTGATTATCATCGAGAACCTGACAAAACTTCACCATCTTTCAGACCGGAATTTCTATTTTTCTGCATTGCCTTTAAAGATTAAAAATGGGGATGGATGTCCTGTGAGGGCAGTGGGAATAACTGACATACCGGGGTTTTAA